The Priestia aryabhattai genome contains a region encoding:
- a CDS encoding NAD(P)/FAD-dependent oxidoreductase has translation MKKPKIVILGAGYGGIMTIVNLQKKLGASDAEIVLVNKNDYHYETTWLHEVSAGTIHQDRSRVPVKNLINTNKVTFIKDTVVDIKLDEKRVLLENSELTYDYLVVALGYEAETFGIKGLKEHAFTITSINAARQIREHIDYVFATYNNEVEKRDELLTIIVGGAGFTGIEFVGELANRVPQLCKEFDIPREKVRVICVEAAPTALPGFDPELVEYAVTQLERKGIEFKIGTAIKECTEEGIIVSKDDQVEEIKSATVVWAAGVRGSHLIEKAGFENMRGRVKVSNSLLAPGHEDVFVIGDCSLMINPETERPYPPTAQIAMQQGGTCAENISLLMKGQKELSEFKPDIKGTVCSLGHDDAIGVVYGRKLFGSSASFMKKVVDNRSLFLQGGAGLVLKKGKFNFF, from the coding sequence ATGAAAAAGCCTAAAATCGTCATTTTGGGTGCCGGGTATGGCGGCATTATGACAATTGTTAACTTACAAAAGAAACTGGGTGCTAGCGATGCGGAAATTGTTTTAGTAAATAAAAACGATTACCATTACGAAACGACATGGCTTCATGAAGTATCAGCAGGTACAATTCATCAAGATCGCTCTCGTGTTCCTGTTAAAAATTTAATTAACACAAATAAGGTTACATTTATTAAAGACACGGTCGTAGATATTAAGTTAGATGAAAAGCGTGTTCTTCTTGAAAACAGTGAGCTAACGTACGATTATTTAGTAGTTGCCTTAGGATATGAAGCAGAAACTTTCGGAATTAAAGGTTTAAAAGAACATGCATTTACCATTACGAGCATTAATGCAGCACGTCAAATTCGTGAGCATATTGATTATGTGTTTGCGACATACAACAATGAAGTGGAAAAAAGAGACGAACTTCTGACAATTATTGTTGGAGGTGCTGGCTTTACCGGCATTGAATTTGTGGGAGAATTAGCAAATCGAGTCCCTCAGCTTTGCAAAGAATTTGATATTCCGCGTGAAAAAGTACGCGTTATTTGTGTAGAAGCAGCGCCTACGGCTTTACCTGGTTTTGATCCAGAACTTGTAGAATATGCGGTAACACAACTAGAGCGAAAAGGAATCGAGTTCAAGATCGGAACAGCGATTAAAGAGTGTACAGAAGAAGGAATTATTGTATCAAAAGATGACCAAGTAGAAGAAATTAAATCAGCAACAGTTGTATGGGCTGCAGGTGTTCGAGGCAGTCATTTGATTGAAAAAGCTGGGTTTGAAAACATGCGCGGACGTGTAAAAGTAAGCAACAGCTTGCTGGCACCAGGACATGAAGATGTGTTTGTTATTGGAGATTGTTCACTAATGATTAACCCGGAAACAGAACGTCCTTACCCACCTACAGCTCAAATTGCTATGCAGCAAGGCGGTACATGCGCTGAAAATATTAGCCTTTTGATGAAAGGTCAAAAAGAATTAAGTGAGTTCAAACCAGATATTAAAGGAACGGTATGTTCGTTAGGGCATGATGACGCAATTGGCGTTGTATACGGTCGAAAACTATTTGGTTCAAGCGCATCTTTTATGAAAAAAGTTGTTGATAATCGCTCGCTTTTCCTTCAAGGCGGAGCAGGTCTTGTATTGAAAAAGGGAAAATTTAATTTCTTTTAA